A window of the Podospora bellae-mahoneyi strain CBS 112042 chromosome 6, whole genome shotgun sequence genome harbors these coding sequences:
- a CDS encoding hypothetical protein (EggNog:ENOG503PXM9), whose protein sequence is MHIANFRVALLCGVTLANQDCTTTSQSPSYWSINDLVLKVYDWDKGGSMGTFGFTSFSSATNKTVECLAQDVDLANLGEDGSWSKCSDPGVEFRFDFEDMSLSLKETWTCEGSPGVTFNANATGLMMLHGCLDSDTDKGVESDCYVMEFDMAGDVTSSAVI, encoded by the exons ATGCACATCGCTAATTTCCGCGTGGCTCTCCTCTGCGGAGTCACCCTCGCAAATCAAGACtgcaccacaacctcccaatccccttCTTACTGGAGCATCAATGACCTGGTATTAAAGGTCTACGACTGGGACAAGGGTGGCTCGATGGGAACATTTGGGTTTACATCATTTTCCTCAGCAACAAACAAGACGGTGGAGTGTCTGGCTCAGGACGTTGATCTAGCAAacttgggggaggatgggtcGTGGTCAAAGTGCAGTGATCCTGGGGTAGAGTTTCGGTTTGATTTCGAGGATATGAGCTTGAGTTTGAAGGAAACGTGGACCTGTGAAGGGTCTCCGGG AGTTACCTTCAATGCCAACGCGACAGGACTTATGATGCTGCATGGTTGTCTGGATAGTGATACAGATAAGGGTGTTGAGTCTGATTGTTATGTCATGGAGTTTGACATGGCGGGTGATGTTACCTCTTCAGCGGTGATATAG
- a CDS encoding hypothetical protein (EggNog:ENOG503PAN3; COG:S) — MAKVDAYMSQKIAAGKNNGCTLENAGVRREWGDMTIEQRSDFINATLCLMKAPSKAPKSQFPGARTRYDDFMAYHLTNAGSLHDTIGLFPAHKYFLLAYETALRNECGYKGYHPYMNYDRYTKDPKNSALFNGNATSMGGNGLPDPKYTGLRTGTGTIKPGGGGGCVVDGPFTEYTANIGPGAPVMNNVPRNPISNGTGYNPRCMRRDISVDAALGATADRAYNLLTKSKDINTFYNTLLTPPRNVSDPYNFGIHTAGHYISGGDPGGDPMVSPGDPIFYFHHASLDRLWWIWQMMDPEKRVNAQVTLGGRDAATRKLDLKWLAPDVIPVIEAHDGLGGFGGLFCHVYV; from the exons ATGGCCAAGGTTGATGCGTACATGAGCCAGAAGATCGCCGCAGGCAAGAACAACGGCTGCACACTGGAGAACGCGGGAGTACGGAGAGAGTG GGGCGATATGACCATCGAACAACGATCTGACTTCATCAACGCCACGCTCTGCCTGATGAAGGCGCCATCCAAAGCGCCCAAGAGCCAGTTCCCAGGAGCTCGGACTCGGTACGACGATTTCATGGCCTATCACCTGACGAATGCCGGTTCTCTGCACGACACGATTGGCTTGTTCCCTGCCCACAAGTATTTCTTGCTTGCGTATGAGACGGCTCTTCGTAACGAGTGTGGCTATAAGGGATATCACCCG TACATGAACTACGACCGCTACACCAAAGATCCAAAGAATTCAGCCCTCTTCAACGGAAACGCGACAAGTATGGGTGGCAACGGCTTGCCAGACCCCAAGTACACCGGCCTTCGCACCGGTACCGGAACGATCAAACcgggcggcggaggtggatgCGTTGTTGACGGCCCCTTCACAGA GTACACAGCCAACATCGGTCCCGGCGCCCCCGTCATGAACAACGTGCCCAGAAACCCAATCTCCAACGGCACCGGGTACAACCCTCGCTGCATGCGCCGCGACATCAGCGTCGACGCGGCCCTCGGCGCCACGGCAGACCGCGCgtacaacctcctcaccaagtCCAAGGACATCAACACCTTCTACAACACCTTGCTCACACCACCCCGGAACGTGAGCGATCCGTACAACTTTGGGATCCACACAGCTGGTCATTACATATCGGGGGGAGACCCCGGTGGCGATCCGATGGTTTCGCCTGGGGATCCAATCTTTTACTTTCATCACGCGTCGCTGGATAGGTTGTGGTGGATTTGGCAGATGATGGATCCGGAGAAGAGGGTTAATGCGCAGGTGACgcttggtgggagggatgcggcgacgaggaagcTTGATTTGAAGTGGCTTGCACCTGATGTGATTCCTGTTATTGAGGCGCAtgatgggcttggggggtttggggggttgttttgtcATGTATATGTATAA
- a CDS encoding hypothetical protein (EggNog:ENOG503P6XS; COG:S), with the protein MHEPHKSIGIPCCLRNDLFSLSIPCIFIMERTGTLASLAIMATGFQRALASEWTGWTGTVLQAYATSYLPYGCNPEVLTGTRSCDETYVPRPFTVKHTNIPTGVTPASSRVTTNIVWDIVMSTIILPADAIPRSELEDWYKLPSPSTQSQFTTELWIIDHILTAPASCPTPFEFTTSTSLQPWAGWFPSKFLTEYMLPKATVLPVQTHSTKGYNPSLVREIHVKLTDLPPTRHGVPHARTYYDSVVSSLNTTYVQECHRPGGPRPLTQEERCPYTYAGKCSKVEPWKVIIATVIPSFFLLGFVENFFWFGRLMMGRTALRLGTVCWILIFIFTIGFTIVEDARKPEDQSELREQWKAMPLKMKIKLWFQFGFRQRYPVDWLGERKPRRHGENTEMERRGDTGGGNGGAGTGGRWVEDDTPLPVYPGPPSSVVGGTTAASSGPVLGNPNAVLASMGSGTAVISPTQTSVQTQSPVSPQRPDPNTGTAGDGFRAV; encoded by the coding sequence ATGCATGAGCCTCATAAAAGCATCGGAATCCCTTGCTGTCTTCGTAAtgatctcttctctctttccaTTCCTTGCATCTTTATCATGGAACGAACGGGCACATTGGCCTCACtggccatcatggccacTGGGTTTCAGCGAGCGCTGGCCAGCGAGTGGACTGGGTGGACTGGCACAGTGTTACAGGCCTATGCAACATCCTACTTGCCATACGGCTGCAATCCGGAGGTTTTAACTGGGACAAGATCATGCGACGAGACCTACGTTCCACGCCCCTTTACAGTGAAACATACCAACATCCCCACCGGTGTCACACCCGCGTCCTCAAGAGTAACAACCAATATCGTTTGGGACATTGTGATGTCCACCATCATTCTGCCCGCTGACGCCATCCCCCGGTCAGAGCTAGAAGACTGGTACAAgttgccatcgccatcaactCAGTCCCAATTCACGACCGAACTTTGGATCATTGACCACATCCTCACCGCCCCAGCCAGCTGCCCAACCCCGTTCGAGTTTACCACATCCACCAGCCTCCAACCCTGGGCCGGCTGGTTCCCGTCCAAATTCCTCACCGAGTACATGCTTCCCAAAGCCACCGTCCTCCCAGTCCAGACGCATTCGACAAAGGGATACAACCCATCACTAGTCAGGGAGATCCACGTCAAGCTGACTGACCTACCCCCAACCCGCCACGGTGTCCCTCATGCACGCACTTACTATGACTCGGTTGTCAGCAGCCTCAACACAACTTACGTCCAGGAGTGCCATCGCCCTGGCGGGCCGCGACCGCTGACTCAAGAGGAACGCTGCCCTTATACTTACGCCGGGAAGTGCAGCAAGGTCGAGCCGTGGAAGGTCATCATCGCGACTGTCATCCCGtccttctttcttcttggaTTTGTCGAAAACTTCTTTTGGTTCGGGCGGCTGATGATGGGCAGGACGGCCCTCCGGTTGGGAACGGTTTGCTGGATATTAATCTTCATTTTTACTATTGGGTTTACAATCGTAGAGGATGCAAGGAAGCCGGAGGACCAGTCTGAGCTGAGGGAGCAGTGGAAGGCGATGCCGCTTAAAATGAAGATCAAATTGTGGTTTCAGTTCGGATTCAGGCAACGGTACCCGGTGGATTGGCTGGGGGAAAGAAAGCCGAGGCGTCATGGGGAGAACACCGAGATGGAAAGACGTGGAGATACTGGCGGCGGTaatggaggagctggaacaGGAGGTCGGTGGGTGGAGGACGATACGCCTCTGCCGGTTTATCCTGgtcctccttcctcggtggttggtgggacTACGGCTGCTTCTTCCGGGCCGGTGTTGGGTAATCCAAACGCAGTGCTCGCATCAATGGGATCTGGGACTGCTGTCATTAGTCCGACGCAGACTTCTGTCCAGACTCAGTCGCCCGTGTCCCCTCAGCGACCTGACCCGAATACAGGGACAGCTGGTGATGGGTTTCGAGCGGTTTGA